The nucleotide sequence TGTAGATGAATAATGCCCTCTGCCTTTCCATCCTCATCAGGCACAACCAAAGCTGTAATGGACAAGCCCTCCATTATTGACAATGCCTTTGCCGCAAGCTCATCTGCCTTTATTGTCCTTGGATTTTTTGTCATCACCTCCCCTGCACGCATCTCAAATACCTTCTGACCCCATTTCTCTATGCCTCTTCTTAAATCTCCGTCTGTTACGATTCCCATAATCATGCCTTGCTTATCGGTGACAGTGGTCATACCGAGTCTTTTTGAGGAAATCTCAATCACAGTCTGAGTCATCGGTGTATCGAGATAAACCTTTGGGATTTCATCACCTTTGTGCATAAGGTCAGAGACCTTTATGAGGAGTTTTTTGCCGAGGCTCCCTTCTGGATGAAACGATGCAAAGTCTTCTTCTTTGAGTCCTTGCTTAATTAGAAGCGAAACTGCCAAGGCGTCTCCCATTGCAAGTGCGGCTGTTGTTGATGCAGTTGGCACTATGCCTAAAGGACATGCCTCCTCTTTGACGGATATGTCAATATTGACATCAGAGGACTTTACAAGGGTAGAGTGCGGATTTCCGCTCATCGAGATTAAGCTTACATTAAACCTTTTAAGGTATGGCAGAAGCCTGACGAGTTCCTCTGTCTCTCCGCTGTTTGAGATGGCTATGATTACATCATCCTTTGTGACCATACCCAGGTCCCCATGTCCTGCCTCAGCAGGATGAAGGAAAAACGAAGGAGTGCCAGTTGAGGCTAAGGTTGCAGCTATCTTTTTTCCAACAAGACCTGATTTACCCATTCCTGTTACAACAACCCTGCCCTTAGAGCTATGAATAAGCTCTACTGCCCTTTCAAAGTCACTATTGAGCTTATCTATGAGGTCTCTTATAGCCTCTGACTCAATCCTTAAGACCCTTTTTGCAATATCAAGAACACTCATATCTTATAATCCACCCCTAAAAATAGAATCATTCCTCAGTAACCCTGTAAACCACATCGTGCTCCCTTACATGGTCTTTTACCTTAATAGCAATATCATCACCTTTCTTTGCATGGGTTACATTGTCATGTTCAATCTGTATAGATTCCACCTTCTGTGTGAAGTCTGTAGTGTGCCCCTTGATGTGAATGGTATCGCCAATCTTTAATTCACCCTCAAGGACTATAGCACCTACAAACAGTTTGCTGTAATAATGGCTTATAACACCTATTCTTTGTTCCATCATCTTTTCCCCCTTATGGTTTTTCTTCTATGGGTCATAGACCATTTTTGCTTCACCAAGAATGTTCATTGTAGTATGGTTTTTAAATTTTCCCTCCACTATAATGATACCTGCAAAACAAGAAAATAACCGTTAAAGTGATGCTTTATTTTGAAAATATTGAATTGTCCCAGGTCAAAGACCAATTCTGCTTTATTCAGTATTTCTTTTTCTTCCTTCTCGTTGTGGCATGGTAGAATAAAATTCAGCGTATCATCCTTTATTTCAGGGTATTTCTTTGAATTTAAAATATTTCCCTCTGCTTTTACTTCGGTCATAATTCTAAAACGCAATTTTACGGATGCTTTCTCTACATTTCTAACCTTACTAAAATTTTCTTGCTGAGAAAAAATGGTTAAAAGGGTTTGCTTAAACTTCTCTGAAATCTCTTTTCCACTCTCTTTTAATCGTTCTTCTAAAACTTGTGAAAAAGATTGGCTTATCAGATTCTCTATGCTAATTGTTTCAAAAAAGCTGCCATAGACAAGACAAATTTTTGTATGGTTCTTTTTTCTTCCTCTGACAAGATAATACACATCTCTTACGGGCAATGAGAAAATCTCATTGCCAACTTCTTCCATTTGTTGCTTAATTATACTATTCTCTCCAGTAATAATCTCTTCAACCTTTTTGCTTCGGGAAGGGATAGTCGAATTGAAGGATGAGACAGTGTAAGAATCGCTGTCTTTTAGCTCTATCAACTCACCACCTGTAAATATTTTTCTATCCGTATTAAGACGAATAGCCATATCTGGGAAAACACCATCATTTTTGCAGGACAATAGCTTCTTGTCAAATGAAAACTGGTCCAACTTTTTGGTTTTTCTTAAAAGATGTTTTTGCTGAACTAAAGAGTAAAAGAAATGATAAATGGAATACATTATTCTCCAAACAATGTTAAAATTTCTTCTTTTTTTGATATAGCTGTGGCAAAATCAATATCCCATATCTTTTTCAGATTATCCGTATAAATATAATCCTTGTAAAAGCGAAGTGTGCTATCTGATTTGCTAATGCCTTTCATACGAGTTTTGATACACTTTACATTTTCTGAATCAAGCTCAATCCCGATAGATTTTCTTCCGAGTTGCTCGGCAACAACCAGTGTCGTTCCTGTGCCTGCAAATGGGTCTAATACGGTATCTCCAATCTTCGTGGAAGATAGAATTATTCTTAACAGGAGTGCTATTGGTGATTGCTGTTTGTGAAACCTCTCTCCACTTTCTTTTCTGATAGCTTCATCGCCTGCAAAATACCCTGCTGTTAGTTCGCGAATGTTATCCCATACATCTGTTAAGTAAACCCCATTTTCTCTTTCATGTTTGTAATTGGCAGGCAATGGTGGAGAAATTCGTAAGCGGTTGAAAACCCTTAAGGTTGTGCCTTTTGTAGCAAAAGCAATAACCTGATAATGTTTGCCAAATTTGTTTGAACAAGGAACTGCAGAAGTTTTTTTCTTCCAGATGATAAGATTTTGAAATGTCCATCCTGATTCACGAAGACATTGCAAGACAAATTCCGTGTTTTTTTCTCTCTGCATAAAATAAATTGCTCCGCCATGAGATGTTATTTCATAAACACCTTTGCAAACTTGTTCCATCATTTGCCAGTATTCGTGTTCCGGTAAATTATCATTCCATGAATTGTATTCTTTATCCTGATTAAAAGGGGGATCTAAAAAAGTCAACCCGATGTTTTCGATCCCGAATATTTGGGATTCTGAAAGATACTTTAAGCAATCCCCCTGAAAAATCTTGTAATTACTCATAATTCTCCCATTCAGATTGCTGCCTATCAATGTCCAGATTTTTTTCTATATAAGGCAAAAAATTCTTGTCAGAGAATAATTCATAGGCACGCTTACTGTATTTGTTTGCCTTTTTACGACTGAGCATCCAATCCGATTCCCAATACATCGATTCATTTGAATCAATACCTAATTCTGATAAAATAACATTAATCGTAGTAATGAAAGATATTCTCCTTGTTTTTTTATGAATTGCTTTTATTGAAAAATGGTTGTTATTGCAATTGCAATAACAGTTGAATATTTTATAATCATATCGAATTCCTTTTATTGAAGTTTTCATAACACAAAAATAATTAAGCTGATTTTAATGTTGTTATACTACCACACTGTGGTTTTTTATGCTTCATTTTCGGTCTCTTATATTCCTTGATTAGCCTTAATAAGGTCATAAATTGCCCTGACCGTCTTTAGCATTCCCTCCACCTCCCCAAGCGGGAGCATATTCGGTCCATCGCATAGTGCCTTATCAGGCTCAGGATGAACCTCTATGAAAAGACCGTCTATACCAACTGCCACAGCAGCCCTTGCAAGTGGCTCTGCAAATTCCCTTTGACCTCCTGATGATGAGCCTCTTCCACCTGGAAGCTGAAGGCTATGAGTTACATCAAACACAACTGGGTAGCCAAAAGATCGCATTATGGGAATTGCCCTGAAATCCACAACGAGGTTATTGTAGCCGAATGTTGTTCCCCTTTCTGTGATGAATACATTTTTATTACCTGTTGAGACGAATTTCTCTATTATGTTTTTTATATCCCATGGTGCAAGAAACTGTCCTTTTTTTATATTGACAGGCTTGCCTGTATTACCTGCTGAAACTATGATGTCTGTCTGCCTTGAAAGAAACGCAGGTATCTGAAGACAATCGAGCACCTCTACCGCAGGTTTTATCTCAGTAACAGAGTGAATATCAGAGATAAGAGGGATGTCAAGCTTGCTCTTTATGTCCTGAAGAATCCTTAGTCCTTTATCAATCCCCGGGCCTCTGAATGAGCTTATGGATGTCCTATTTGCCTTATCATATGAGCTTTTGAAGACAAATCCAAGCCCGACCCTGCCACATATCTCCTTAAGGGTTTTTGCAGTGTGCATGGTTATGTCTTGGCTTTCAATAACGCATGGACCTGCAATTATAAGTAGAGGGGCAGAGCCACCCAATTCAGCACCTCCTATGTTTAGCTTTCTTGTCATTTGGCTTCCCTTACAGTGTCTGTTTCCGTAAATAACGAGCGTCTTTCTTTCAAGGATGCCTCTATGAATGCCTTAAAAAGCGGATGTGGCTCTGTTGGGCGGGACTTGAATTCAGGGTGAAACTGGCATCCTAAAAACCATGGATGCCCTTTAATCTCAACAATCTCTACGAGTTCTCCATCAGGGCTCACACCGCTTATCACAATGCCCTTTTCCACAAGAATGTCCATGTATTTATTATTGAACTCATATCTATGTCTATGCCTTTCCGAGATTTCTTTTATCCTGTACGCCTTGAAGGCATTTGTGCCCTCTTTGATGACACACGGGTATGCCCCGAGCCTCATCGTTCCGCCTTTTTCGGAAAGCTCTGTTCTTTCTTCCATTTTGCCTGTTTTCGGGTTATACCATTTCTCCATAAGGTATATCACAGGGTAAGCTATATTCGGGTCAAACTCTGTGCTGTTGGCATTAAGTCCTGCCACATTTCTTGCAAACTCTATAACTGCGCACTGCATCCCAAGGCATATCCCGAAATATGGAATCAGCTTTTCCCTTGCATATCTTATAGCACTTATTTTGCCTTCTATACCTCTAATGCCAAATCCTCCGGGAACGAGGATTCCATCTATCTCGGAAAGATATTTTTCGGTTCCATGCATCTCTATATCCTCAGAGTCTATCCAGTGAAGAAGAACCCTCGCATCGTTTGCAATACCTCCATGAGTCAATGCCTCCATAAGACTCTTATAAGAGTCTTTAAGCCCTGTATATTTTCCTACGATTGCGATGTTTACCTCGTTTTTTGGCTCCTTGACCTTTCTTGCTATGTCTTTCCACACCGAGAGGTCAGGCTCCTCTTTATTTAAGCTGAATTTTTTTGAAATCAGGTTATCTAAGCCCTCCTCATGAAGAGAAAGCGGAACCTCGTATATGCTTTCAACATCTATGGCAGAGATTACAGAGTCTATGTCCATGTTTGAGTGGATGGCTATTTTTTTCTTTATGCCCGAAGGAAGTTGCCTGTCTGTTCTACAAAGAAGGATATCGGGCTGTATACCTATCTCCCTTAGTTCCTTGACACTGTGCTGTGTGGGCTTTGTCTTTAGCTCTCCTGATGTCTTTATATATGGCACGAGTGTTAGATGCATGTAAAGGACATTTTCCCTTCCCACATCATACCTCATCTGCCTTATTGCCTCAAGAAAAGGCAGGCTCTCTATGTCTCCTATGGTTCCGCCTATCTCAACGATAACGACATCATAGTTATTGGATGCTGACTTGATGGCTAAGCGGATTTCATCTGTTATGTGAGGGATAACCTGAACGGTTTCTCCTAAGTAATCGCCCTTTCGCTCCTTTGTAATCACATTGTAGTAAATCCTTCCTGTTGTGTAATTGTTAGCCTGCGATGTCCTTATGTGAGTGAACCTTTCGTAATGTCCCAAGTCTAAGTCTGTCTCGGCACCATCGTCTGTGACAAACACCTCTCCGTGCTGAAATGGGCTTAATGTTCCGGGGTCGACATTGATATATGGGTCAAGCTTTTGAATGGTAACCTTTAAGCCTTTTGCCTCAAGAATGGCACCTGTTGCAGCAGCCGCTATACCCTTTCCTAAGGATGAAAGCACACCGCCTGTTACAAAGATAAACTTAGGCATCTTTCTACCTTTTTAATGTCTTTTTCCGTATCAACGCCAATGGTGTCAAAGGATGTTTCCCTAACCTTAATCCTCATGCCTGCTTCCAGTGCCCTTAATTGCTCGAGCCTCTCGGTCTCCTCGAGATGTGAGGCATTCATCTCAGAAAGCCTTATGAGGGCAGACTTTCTATAACTGTAAATCCCTATATGCTTGTAAAGCGAAACCCCCGAGTTTTGTATTGCAGTAAGATTCAGAGTCTTCCACTTATCCCTATGATAGGGTATTGGGGATCTTGAAAAATAAAGGGCAAACCCTTCTTTGTCAAAAACAACCTTAACCACATTCGGGTTAAGTATCTCCTTTGGGTTTTGTATCTTTCTGGCAAGTGTTCCTACCGATGCCCTTTTGTCTTCAAGCAATTCTATGACATCATCTATCATTTCTCCCCTTATAAGCGGCTCATCACCTTGAACATTTACAATTATATCATAATCGAGCTTTAATGATGCCTCTGAGACCCTGTCTGTGCCAGAGAGGTGACTCATTGAGGTCATTACAGCCTTTCCGCCAAATGAGGTGACTGTCTCGAGGATTCTTTTACTGTCCGTTGCAACTATAACTTCCTCTGCCAGTTTTGAGCCCATGGAGTTTTCATACACATGCTGAATGAGGGGTTTACCCTTAATGGGTATAAGGGGTTTGCCCGGAAGCCGGGTCGAGCCCAATCTCGAAGGGATTATCACAATAGCAGACATAGGATATTATATAAAATTACTTAGGATAAAATCGCCTTCTTCTTATTATATTTAAATTTTACCCTATCGTGTCTCGGTAGTAGATTTATATATATCATTTAGAGATTGTTGGGCCTGGGAATCAGCAGGGTTTAACTGCAATGCCATCTCATAATGCTTTATCAGTTAAGCCTTTTAACCTATATGCATTACCGAGATTATAATGTGCCTTAGAAAAGTGAGGCTTCAGCCTTAAGGCTGTCTCAAAGCATTTTATAGCTTCGGTAGCCAAGCCTTTAGCCCAATAAGCAAGACCGAGATTATTATATATATCTGCATTATTCGGAGTTAGCTGCAAAGTGATCTGAAATTGTTCTATTGCCTTATCATATAAACCTTTAGAACCATAAGCACTGCCAAGATTGTTATGCCCTATTGCTTTCAAAGGAGATTTTCTTACCACATCCTCCCATAAACTTATCTTGCTTTTCCATACAGTATTCCGATTATATGTGGCAGGTGAAAGCACAAGTGGCACCAAAGCCAAAAATGATAATATGGCTGTCTGCGTCTTCTTATTCTTAAGCCTTTCTGTAAATAGAAATGCCCCTGTTACTATGGCAGTAAACACCCCTATTGACGGCAAATAAACCCTATATTCATTAATCACCATCGGTATTGGGATTATGCTTGACTCTACTGAAAGGGCTATGAAGAACCAGAAGATGCCAAAAGAGATAAGCCTTAATGTAGGATAAGACTTAGACCTCAAA is from Nitrospirota bacterium and encodes:
- a CDS encoding KpsF/GutQ family sugar-phosphate isomerase, whose product is MSVLDIAKRVLRIESEAIRDLIDKLNSDFERAVELIHSSKGRVVVTGMGKSGLVGKKIAATLASTGTPSFFLHPAEAGHGDLGMVTKDDVIIAISNSGETEELVRLLPYLKRFNVSLISMSGNPHSTLVKSSDVNIDISVKEEACPLGIVPTASTTAALAMGDALAVSLLIKQGLKEEDFASFHPEGSLGKKLLIKVSDLMHKGDEIPKVYLDTPMTQTVIEISSKRLGMTTVTDKQGMIMGIVTDGDLRRGIEKWGQKVFEMRAGEVMTKNPRTIKADELAAKALSIMEGLSITALVVPDEDGKAEGIIHLHDILKKGIV
- a CDS encoding site-specific DNA-methyltransferase, whose translation is MSNYKIFQGDCLKYLSESQIFGIENIGLTFLDPPFNQDKEYNSWNDNLPEHEYWQMMEQVCKGVYEITSHGGAIYFMQREKNTEFVLQCLRESGWTFQNLIIWKKKTSAVPCSNKFGKHYQVIAFATKGTTLRVFNRLRISPPLPANYKHERENGVYLTDVWDNIRELTAGYFAGDEAIRKESGERFHKQQSPIALLLRIILSSTKIGDTVLDPFAGTGTTLVVAEQLGRKSIGIELDSENVKCIKTRMKGISKSDSTLRFYKDYIYTDNLKKIWDIDFATAISKKEEILTLFGE
- the kdsA gene encoding 3-deoxy-8-phosphooctulonate synthase, giving the protein MTRKLNIGGAELGGSAPLLIIAGPCVIESQDITMHTAKTLKEICGRVGLGFVFKSSYDKANRTSISSFRGPGIDKGLRILQDIKSKLDIPLISDIHSVTEIKPAVEVLDCLQIPAFLSRQTDIIVSAGNTGKPVNIKKGQFLAPWDIKNIIEKFVSTGNKNVFITERGTTFGYNNLVVDFRAIPIMRSFGYPVVFDVTHSLQLPGGRGSSSGGQREFAEPLARAAVAVGIDGLFIEVHPEPDKALCDGPNMLPLGEVEGMLKTVRAIYDLIKANQGI
- a CDS encoding CTP synthase — protein: MPKFIFVTGGVLSSLGKGIAAAATGAILEAKGLKVTIQKLDPYINVDPGTLSPFQHGEVFVTDDGAETDLDLGHYERFTHIRTSQANNYTTGRIYYNVITKERKGDYLGETVQVIPHITDEIRLAIKSASNNYDVVIVEIGGTIGDIESLPFLEAIRQMRYDVGRENVLYMHLTLVPYIKTSGELKTKPTQHSVKELREIGIQPDILLCRTDRQLPSGIKKKIAIHSNMDIDSVISAIDVESIYEVPLSLHEEGLDNLISKKFSLNKEEPDLSVWKDIARKVKEPKNEVNIAIVGKYTGLKDSYKSLMEALTHGGIANDARVLLHWIDSEDIEMHGTEKYLSEIDGILVPGGFGIRGIEGKISAIRYAREKLIPYFGICLGMQCAVIEFARNVAGLNANSTEFDPNIAYPVIYLMEKWYNPKTGKMEERTELSEKGGTMRLGAYPCVIKEGTNAFKAYRIKEISERHRHRYEFNNKYMDILVEKGIVISGVSPDGELVEIVEIKGHPWFLGCQFHPEFKSRPTEPHPLFKAFIEASLKERRSLFTETDTVREAK
- the kdsB gene encoding 3-deoxy-manno-octulosonate cytidylyltransferase is translated as MSAIVIIPSRLGSTRLPGKPLIPIKGKPLIQHVYENSMGSKLAEEVIVATDSKRILETVTSFGGKAVMTSMSHLSGTDRVSEASLKLDYDIIVNVQGDEPLIRGEMIDDVIELLEDKRASVGTLARKIQNPKEILNPNVVKVVFDKEGFALYFSRSPIPYHRDKWKTLNLTAIQNSGVSLYKHIGIYSYRKSALIRLSEMNASHLEETERLEQLRALEAGMRIKVRETSFDTIGVDTEKDIKKVERCLSLSL
- a CDS encoding tetratricopeptide repeat protein, with the protein product LPVVITLYEFFFFKGTIAKRVLWLIPFLLTMLIIPLTLIGIDKPVGEIISGIESATRGYGGISRVDYLLTQSRVIVTYIRLLFLPVTQNIYYDYPVYHSFFDIQVFLSFLFLLSIFVFAFYLLLRSKSYPTLRLISFGIFWFFIALSVESSIIPIPMVINEYRVYLPSIGVFTAIVTGAFLFTERLKNKKTQTAILSFLALVPLVLSPATYNRNTVWKSKISLWEDVVRKSPLKAIGHNNLGSAYGSKGLYDKAIEQFQITLQLTPNNADIYNNLGLAYWAKGLATEAIKCFETALRLKPHFSKAHYNLGNAYRLKGLTDKAL